The Dasypus novemcinctus isolate mDasNov1 chromosome 2, mDasNov1.1.hap2, whole genome shotgun sequence genome includes a region encoding these proteins:
- the LOC101425659 gene encoding zinc finger protein 879 isoform X5: MATRSLPAQAQEFVTFRDVAVFFSQDEWGDLDPAQRALYREVMLENYSNLVLLGIPFSKPKVISQLQQGEDPWMVENIPQGKCLGRESSFETTVSKEESQEVIMKKTIDDGPIHFKLGKTYIYEGRSEKQQGKKNKPFRKVLVPIKKTYTKEKSFKGIEFGKNLGLKSSLIRKPRVVSRGRRPYLQQYSILLKQLGISTARKCYKCNVCGKIFLHSSSLSKHQRIHTGEKLYKCKECRKAFSQSSSLTQHLRVHTGEKPYICSECGKAFSFSTSLIGHQRMHTGERPYKCNECGKTFKGSSSLNNHQRIHTGEKPYKCNECGRAFSQCSSLIQHHRIHTGEKPYECSQCGKAFTSISRLSRHHRIHTGEKPFSCNDCGKVFSYHSALIIHQRIHTGEKPYVCKECGKAFSQSSALIQHQRIHTGEKPYKCNECGKAFSWISRLNIHHRIHTGEKPYNCKECGKAFSSHSAVNTHRKIHSGEKPYKCNDCEKAFNQSSALIQHQRIHTGEKPFNCKVCGKAFRQSSSLMTHTRIHTGEKPYKCKECGKAFSQSSSLTNHQRTHTGGKLYK, translated from the exons GGATTCCATTTTCCAAGCCAAAGGTTATTTCCCAGTTACAGCAGGGGGAAGATCCCTGGATGGTGGAAAACATTCCTCAAGGCAAATGTCTAG gacGGGAGAGCTCATTTGAAACCACGGTTTCCAAAGAAGAGAGTCAGGAAGTGATAATGAAAAAAACCATAGATGATGGTCCTATTCACTTCAAGTTGGGGAAAACCTACATCTATGAGGGCAGGTCAGAGAAGCAACAAGGCAAAAAGAACAAACCTTTCAGGAAAGTCTTAGTTCCCATCAAAAAAACTTACACGAAGGAGAAGAGCTTTAAAGGTATTGAATTTGGGAAAAATCTTGGTCTAAAATCATCACTTATTAGAAAGCCCAGAGTTGTTTCCAGAGGAAGGAGACCCTACTTACAGCAGTATTCAATTCTCCTTAAACAACTGGGAATCAGCACAGCTCGTAAATGTTACAAATGCAATGTGTGTGGGAAAATCTTCCTCCATAGTTCTTCTCTGAGTAAGCACCAGAGAATCCATACTGGAGAGAAGCTCTATAAATGTAAGGAatgcaggaaagctttcagccaaAGCTCGTCCCTAACTCAGCATCTGAGagttcatactggagagaaaccttatatATGTAGcgaatgtggaaaagccttcagttTCAGCACATCTCTTATTGGACATCAGAGAATGCATACTGGAGAGAGGCCctataaatgcaatgaatgtggaaAAACATTTAAAGGTAGTTCATCCCTTAATAATCACCAGcgaattcacactggagaaaagccttataagtgtaatgaatgtggaaGAGCTTTTAGTCAGTGCTCATCTCTTATTCAACATCatagaattcatactggagagaaaccatatgaatgtagTCAATGTGGAAAAGCCTTTACTTCAATATCCCGACTAAGTAGACATCATAGAATTCATACCGGAGAGAAACCCTTTAGTTGTAATGACTGTGGAAAAGTATTCAGTTACCACTCAGCTCTTATTatacatcagagaattcacactggtgagaaaccttATGTGTGTaaagaatgtgggaaagcctttagccaAAGTTCAGCTCTTATACAGCATcaaagaattcacactggagaaaaaccctacaaatgtaatgaatgtgggaaagctttctcCTGGATTTCACGGCTTAACATACATCacagaattcatactggagagaaaccatataactgtaaagaatgtggaaaagccttcagttCCCACTCAGCAGTTAATACACATCGGAAAATTCATAgtggagagaaaccttataaaTGTAATGACTGTGAAAAAGCCTTCAACCAAAGCTCAGCTTTAATTCAGCaccagagaattcatactggagagaaaccgtTTAACTGTAAagtatgtgggaaagccttcagacAAAGTTCATCTCTTATGACACATACGAGAATTCATACAGGAGAAAAGCCTTATAAATGTAAagaatgtgggaaagcttttagtcagAGCTCATCCCTTACTAATCATCAGAGGACTCATACTGGAGGGAAACTCTATAAATAG